From the genome of candidate division TA06 bacterium:
GCCCGGACTAAGAGGCACAGGCAGTTGCCTTGCGTACCGCCTCTACTACCTGGTTCACCTCCTCTTCTATAGTAAGGTCAGTTGTGTCCATGAGGATGGCGTCTTCTGCTTTTCTCAAAGGTGAAACTTCGCGCGCAGAGTCTTCTCTGTCTCTTCTTCTTATCTCCTCTTCTATCTGAGAAGTAGGCATATCCTTCACTATATTGCCAAGCTGTTTTTTTCTTCTCCCGGCTCTCTCCTTCGGAGAGGCAGTTAGAAAGAATTTAACCCTGGCATCGGGAACTACAACCGTCCCTATGTCACGCCCCTCGCAGACCACTCCTCCCTCTTTGCACATACCCCTCTGAAGGCCAACCAGATGCTCCCTCAGTTCTTTGTGACTCGAAACGAGAGAGACCCACCTGTCAACCTCTGGCAACCTGATCTGTTCGGTCACATCTTCACCGTTTACCAGAATCATCATCCGCTCACCAGTATCTCTGAACTCAAATTTCAAGGATCGAGCAAGTCCAGTCAATCTTTTGCTCTCATTCATGTCCAGACTCTTTCTGAGAGCAAGCAGTGTTACTGCCCTATACATGGCTCCTGTCTCGAGATAGCCGAATCCCAGCCTTCTTGCCGCCAATCTCGCAACCGTAGATTTGCCCGAGCCAGAGGGCCCGTCAATCGCGACCACAATGCCACGCCTTTTCTTCATCACCAGAATAACATGTTATTGTCTCATACAGTTATGAATATTGCAACAGTGAATTTGGCACCTTTCACACAAAGAAAAACGGAGGAGATTTCCCCGAGCGGCCTTGTCTATTTCATTCCACAAAGCTAATATGTAACTTGAAATGACACCCGTATCTCATTTGCTTTAAGGGTCTTAACACCCAAACCAGACTGCAAGTGTACTATAACAGAATTCTTGAACGTCCTTGCGCGCCAAAACCTTAGAAAAACGAGGGCTCAGGACAGTGACTACTCTATTCTTATTGCCTTGCGGATCTGGCTGATTTCGGCCTTGCTCAATCTGCGCCATTTTCCTCTAGATAGCCCGCCCAGGACAATGGGTCCAAATTTAACCCTCTGAAGGCGTATCACATGGGGTCCCAGTTTTCTGAAAATCCTCCTTACTTCTCTTTTCCTCCCTTCTTTTATGGTCAACTCCAGAACCTCACCTTCCTTCTGGAGCCACCTCACCTTGGAGACTCTGGCGACTCCATCAACCAGCACTACACCCTGTTTAAGACTACTTAGCTGTTTGCCACTGAGTGGCTTATCGAGCGTCACTCTGTACACCTTTTCCACTCCGAAACTGGGATGCATCAATCTGTGGGCTGCAAATCCGTCGTTGCTGAATAGAAGAAGACCTTCGGTGTCTTTGTCCAATCGTCCCACGGGGAAGACCCTTCCTCCCACGCCCTTGACCAGGTCTTTCACACACTTCCTGCCACGCTCGTCTTTCAT
Proteins encoded in this window:
- a CDS encoding (d)CMP kinase translates to MKKRRGIVVAIDGPSGSGKSTVARLAARRLGFGYLETGAMYRAVTLLALRKSLDMNESKRLTGLARSLKFEFRDTGERMMILVNGEDVTEQIRLPEVDRWVSLVSSHKELREHLVGLQRGMCKEGGVVCEGRDIGTVVVPDARVKFFLTASPKERAGRRKKQLGNIVKDMPTSQIEEEIRRRDREDSAREVSPLRKAEDAILMDTTDLTIEEEVNQVVEAVRKATACAS
- a CDS encoding rRNA pseudouridine synthase; translation: MRQTNLGNRVQIHMSETRVRLNRYLAASGVCSRRAADRIILTEKVKVNGRPVTELGTKIDPNVDRVTVNGRRVVASTEVIFIALNKPRGYLTTMKDERGRKCVKDLVKGVGGRVFPVGRLDKDTEGLLLFSNDGFAAHRLMHPSFGVEKVYRVTLDKPLSGKQLSSLKQGVVLVDGVARVSKVRWLQKEGEVLELTIKEGRKREVRRIFRKLGPHVIRLQRVKFGPIVLGGLSRGKWRRLSKAEISQIRKAIRIE